A stretch of DNA from Dioscorea cayenensis subsp. rotundata cultivar TDr96_F1 chromosome 4, TDr96_F1_v2_PseudoChromosome.rev07_lg8_w22 25.fasta, whole genome shotgun sequence:
ggatttatttattgatcTCGTGGtgaattgttattatttgtgaAATAGTTGCATACTTTAGTCTCCCGGCATGGCTAGCAAGGGTGGATTATGTTATGGCATTTCATGATCtcaatcatttattttatttttgtatttttataattgtcagATCCATGAGCATCCAAAAAGCtcaaatttttagattttggaTGCCCTTGGAATTGTCTTGTTGCAGAGCAATGTAACTCTGTTTTATTAAGCATAAGTTAGTATGGTTCAATTATTAACTCATCGTTCAATGGAAAAGTTTCTTGATTGGAAACACCATTCTTAGACATGATGCCATCTCCGTTATTTGAGGGCTTtgaaattacaattttttttttttttaagactgCCTGTACATTTTTTCTGCTATGTTGCAAGAATTCTCTTCATCTAGTCTTATGTTTTGCATCATGTGTAATTCTCATTCTGATGATATGCAGGCTACCATTGGCATTGATTTTCTGTCAAAGACTATGTACCTTGAAGACCGAACTGTTAGATTGCAGCTTTGGTATGGCCAAAAGCATCTCTTTACTTAAgctaatttatttaaacatGTTCAGATCTGATATAGTCTATCGATTCTTTATCATTAAACTTATTGCATGTGCAACCTTTTAGCAAACTGGATATGCACTCAAGAGCCAATAAAGCATGCcttatttaattagaatttgTTTAATTCAATGATTGAAGTGCAATGTTTGTGTGGAAGTGTTTTATTGTCATTCTTTACCGTCTTATGGAAGAGGGTGAGAGTGATGAGTCATGTAAAACTAGACTACTCTCTAAATTAGGCTAGTTTGCTTTCTCAGCAAAGGTAATCTTGTATGCTACATAAagtcattttaattaaaagagcATCCAAGTATACTTTTAAGCTGGTAGAGTTTAGTTTACACAAATTCCCCTTCggagtattttattttttttttcatttttcttcctttgattttcaGGGATACAGCTGGACAAGAGAGATTTAGAAGCCTTATTCCAAGCTATATTAGGGACTCCTCTGTTGCTGTGATTGTGTATGATGTTGCAAGTATGTTTCAGTCCTTGATACATATAATCTTGTGCTTGGAAATTTGTTGGATACACTGAtgttaagttttttcttttcattcttatttttcaaatttgacaTTTTCCATCAATAAATAGTGAAACGTATTTTgcaatttgatttgtgattatAGAGATATCCTTCACAGTGATAACTGCTCTTGTATAATTTAGGTCGGCAATCTTTTTTGAATACTTCAAAATGGATTGAAGAGGTTCGCACGGAGAGGGGGACAGATGTTATCATTGTTCTTGTTGGAAACAAAACTGACCTTGTGGACAAAAGGTAAATTAATTGTTGCCTTGTGACAACCTTCATCAATATGCAACTTATAATGCCTCGTATATTGTAACGGTAGTCTGGTTGTAGCCTGGgacattatattattatatagtagTTTGAACTGTAATCTTAATGTAATGGGCCCTGGGTAGGCACCATGAAGCTGATATAGTCCATAAAGTCGATGCTTCCCACATGAATGGGAGAATGAATGGGCTAGGCTGGCTTAAGGGCCTTGATATTAACTCCAGGCTTGGGCCTTCAAACCAGGCTCTTTGTATAAGATATTTTGAGAAGTCTGGATTTTGAGTTTTATCCAGCTGTGCTTGATGTTTCACTTTATGTTTTTCCACCCAAAAGCTAGTACTGGAAAATAACCAGATTTCTCCAGTGGGAGATTTAATAGGGATACATGCTACAGAAATTCCCTGTGTAACCATCTTTTCTGGCATCATATACTTTTGGGAGCTTGTTGTGTGTATGATAGCTAACCAGCAATGCAGAATGAAATTGTTTTTCAGTTGATGGTAGAGCTTTTTGGCTGCAGGCAAGTTTCTATAGAGGAAGGAGAGGCAAAGGCGAAGGATCTTGGTGTCATGTTTATCGAGACAAGTGCAAAAGCAGGGTTCAACGTAAAGGTCTGTTGCTAGCTTGAATTTTATTTCTTGTACTTTCTGTCTCCTAGGGTGCCTTGGATTctcttataatattttatgcCCACAACTTTAGTTCTTATTGATGTCAAATCTCAAAGCATCAAAGAAAATGTGGTCATAGTTCTTTTCTGCGTGCAGGCATTGATTGATATGTTGGGCCTTTAGTCAATATGAGGCTTTGCAATCATGTTTGATTAGTCTTGAGACTGACATCTTTGTTTCCTCTAGGCACTTTTCCGAAAAATTGCTGCTGCACTGCCTGGGATGGAGACCCTTTCTTCCACAAAGCAAGAAGACATGGTTGATGTGAATCTAAAGGCTACCAATGCAAACACTTCGCAGTCACAACAAGCTTCTGGCGGATGCAATTGTTAAACCTTCTTGTCGGTTTGTAGGCTGTGCTCAACTTGTCAATGTGATGTGCTGCATGGTCTCTGAAGGTTCTTCCTGTCTCCAATGACTGAATTCACAATCAGATCTGTGGAAACTGTGATGACTTTCTCT
This window harbors:
- the LOC120257894 gene encoding ras-related protein RABH1b — its product is MAPVSALAKYKLVFLGDQSVGKTSIITRFMYDKFDNTYQATIGIDFLSKTMYLEDRTVRLQLWDTAGQERFRSLIPSYIRDSSVAVIVYDVASRQSFLNTSKWIEEVRTERGTDVIIVLVGNKTDLVDKRQVSIEEGEAKAKDLGVMFIETSAKAGFNVKALFRKIAAALPGMETLSSTKQEDMVDVNLKATNANTSQSQQASGGCNC